A genomic segment from Micromonospora echinaurantiaca encodes:
- a CDS encoding glycerophosphodiester phosphodiesterase: MSTSPSSRRGAATYAHRGSSGMAPENTAAAFELAIAEGADYIETDVQLSADGELVIIHDVTLERTTDARLAFPDRAPWNVHDFTLAELRKLDVGAWYGGDFTGQQILTLDEVLDLLGYRVGLNLELKSPAVNPGLARAVVARLRGRRDWVAPDGRRQPLIVGSFDEQALRDFHTQLPDVPVSLITYDVPAAGKLADLDGWIYSVNPDIHRLRRNDAARVIEAGMALVPWTVNSPELWQWALNLGVDGIITNYPYALKTMLHGHVDDEGPTHPEPAPRPEVSPRQ, from the coding sequence ATGAGTACGAGTCCGTCATCGAGGCGGGGCGCCGCGACGTACGCGCACCGGGGATCGTCCGGCATGGCGCCGGAGAACACTGCGGCCGCCTTTGAGCTCGCGATCGCCGAGGGCGCCGACTACATCGAGACCGACGTGCAGCTCAGCGCCGACGGCGAGCTGGTGATCATCCACGACGTGACCCTGGAGCGCACCACCGACGCACGGCTGGCGTTTCCGGACCGCGCACCCTGGAACGTGCACGACTTCACCCTGGCCGAGCTGAGGAAACTCGACGTCGGGGCGTGGTACGGCGGCGATTTCACCGGCCAGCAGATCCTCACCCTCGACGAGGTGCTCGACCTGCTCGGGTACCGGGTCGGCCTGAACCTGGAGCTGAAGTCGCCGGCGGTGAATCCCGGGCTGGCGCGGGCGGTCGTCGCCCGGCTGCGCGGGCGGCGCGACTGGGTCGCACCGGATGGCCGGAGACAGCCGCTGATCGTCGGGTCCTTCGACGAGCAGGCCCTGCGGGACTTCCACACGCAGCTGCCCGATGTCCCGGTCTCGCTGATCACCTACGACGTGCCGGCGGCCGGGAAGCTGGCCGACCTCGACGGGTGGATCTACTCGGTCAACCCGGACATCCACCGGCTCCGGCGCAATGACGCGGCCCGTGTCATCGAGGCGGGCATGGCCCTGGTGCCGTGGACGGTCAACTCGCCGGAGCTGTGGCAGTGGGCCCTGAACCTCGGCGTCGACGGCATCATCACCAACTACCCGTACGCCCTGAAGACGATGCTGCACGGTCACGTCGACGACGAGGGGCCGACCCATCCGGAGCCGGCCCCTCGTCCCGAGGTGTCCCCTCGGCAGTGA
- a CDS encoding uroporphyrinogen-III synthase, which translates to MASFHARYVSGDPDDVWRDLRGLGLRVFDAPYREDAEAVAREFADRARRNVETLVERLQARGFRAQENDDEGTPCRAHVPPSPGAPALADWLEVTFAPFPMTVSAWIRQVGDVWLVGELPGWPASVLADPLVVQLEWAERGGSRSYYETEYAAYLRDTARRDAGIPFQLDYAPDELHKANISGDAPYGIDLPGPGIDGKVGPAIWFVDDLNTAFAAGGFPGALWDEGYQEPPAGLRESLAAGLLRL; encoded by the coding sequence GTGGCGAGCTTCCACGCGCGGTACGTGTCCGGTGATCCCGACGACGTATGGCGCGACCTGCGCGGTCTTGGCCTACGGGTCTTCGACGCCCCGTACCGCGAGGACGCCGAGGCGGTGGCGCGCGAGTTCGCCGACCGTGCCCGCAGGAACGTCGAGACGCTCGTTGAGCGGCTGCAGGCGCGGGGCTTCCGTGCGCAGGAGAACGACGACGAGGGGACGCCGTGTCGCGCCCACGTTCCCCCGTCGCCGGGCGCGCCCGCGCTGGCCGACTGGTTGGAGGTGACGTTCGCGCCGTTCCCGATGACGGTCAGCGCGTGGATCCGGCAGGTGGGCGATGTGTGGCTCGTCGGGGAATTGCCGGGTTGGCCCGCCAGCGTGCTCGCGGACCCGTTGGTGGTGCAGCTCGAGTGGGCCGAGCGGGGCGGCTCGCGCTCCTACTACGAGACCGAGTACGCCGCGTACCTCAGGGACACCGCGCGCCGGGACGCCGGCATCCCGTTTCAGCTCGACTACGCGCCCGACGAGCTCCACAAGGCGAACATCAGCGGCGACGCGCCCTACGGCATCGACCTGCCCGGGCCCGGAATCGACGGGAAGGTGGGGCCCGCGATCTGGTTCGTCGACGATCTCAACACTGCGTTCGCGGCCGGCGGCTTTCCCGGTGCGCTGTGGGACGAGGGCTACCAGGAGCCGCCCGCCGGATTGCGTGAGTCGCTCGCCGCGGGGCTGCTGCGGCTCTGA
- a CDS encoding glycerophosphodiester phosphodiesterase, which translates to MEAGMALVPWTVDSPELWQWALDLGVDGIITNYPYALKTMLHGHVDDEGPTHPEPAPRPEVSPRR; encoded by the coding sequence ATCGAGGCGGGCATGGCCCTGGTGCCGTGGACGGTCGACTCGCCGGAGTTGTGGCAGTGGGCCCTGGACCTCGGCGTCGACGGCATCATCACCAACTACCCGTACGCCCTGAAGACGATGCTGCACGGTCACGTCGACGACGAGGGGCCGACCCATCCGGAGCCGGCCCCTCGTCCCGAGGTGTCCCCTCGTCGGTGA
- a CDS encoding ABC transporter substrate-binding protein: MRQPKPRRAMTAFVALVAAAALTACGGSGSGTDSGKDALEAPGAEVLEKATDKTTIEFWHGMKGANAEAIDKLVADFNAQSGGKVEVKPIYQGNYDETIAKYKASVQQKSTPALVQIYDIGSRFMVDSKQTVPMHKFIDKDNFNAGDIEPNIANYYSIDGKLQSMPFNTSTPLLYLNKEAFVRAGLDPTKPPQNLDEIGEMAKKLTVKDAGGKTVQYGFGAAIYGWLVEQLIATDGKEYCDNGNGRKGLATKVQFDQETGVRVAQWWADLVKGGYATNTGRKTDDAQAAFKAGTVAMHLESTGAMRGYIEAAKGKFTVLTAPYPKASSSSTGGPIIGGASLWINGVGHSDKEKRAAWEFVKFALTPAQQAKWHTGTGYVPVNAKALDEQIDKDWVAQYPQFKTAVDQLHALPPSVASAGCLLGVMPQARKASEDGLEAAIVGSKPADQAMKDAAASVQAAIDSYNKSVS; this comes from the coding sequence GTGAGACAACCCAAGCCCCGCCGGGCAATGACGGCATTCGTCGCCCTGGTAGCCGCCGCCGCGCTGACCGCGTGCGGTGGTTCCGGGTCCGGCACCGATTCCGGCAAGGACGCGCTCGAGGCGCCCGGCGCGGAGGTGCTCGAGAAGGCCACCGACAAGACCACCATCGAGTTCTGGCACGGGATGAAGGGCGCCAACGCCGAGGCGATCGACAAGCTGGTCGCCGACTTCAACGCCCAGAGCGGTGGCAAGGTCGAGGTCAAGCCCATCTACCAGGGCAACTACGACGAGACCATCGCCAAGTACAAGGCGTCGGTGCAGCAGAAGAGCACTCCGGCGCTGGTACAGATCTACGACATCGGCTCCCGCTTCATGGTCGACTCCAAGCAGACCGTGCCGATGCACAAGTTCATCGACAAGGACAACTTCAACGCGGGCGACATCGAACCGAACATCGCCAACTACTACTCGATCGACGGCAAGCTCCAGTCGATGCCGTTCAACACGTCCACCCCGCTGCTGTACCTGAACAAGGAGGCCTTCGTCCGGGCCGGCCTCGACCCGACGAAGCCGCCGCAGAACCTCGACGAGATCGGGGAGATGGCGAAGAAGCTGACCGTCAAGGACGCCGGCGGCAAGACCGTCCAGTACGGCTTCGGCGCCGCCATCTACGGCTGGCTGGTGGAGCAGCTGATCGCCACGGACGGCAAGGAGTACTGCGACAACGGCAACGGCCGCAAGGGCCTCGCCACGAAGGTGCAGTTCGACCAGGAGACCGGCGTGCGCGTCGCACAGTGGTGGGCGGACCTGGTCAAGGGCGGCTACGCGACGAACACCGGCCGCAAGACCGACGACGCCCAGGCCGCCTTCAAGGCCGGCACGGTGGCGATGCACCTGGAATCCACGGGCGCCATGCGCGGCTACATCGAGGCGGCCAAGGGAAAGTTCACCGTGCTCACCGCGCCGTACCCGAAGGCGAGCAGCTCCTCGACGGGCGGGCCGATCATCGGCGGCGCCTCGCTGTGGATCAACGGCGTCGGGCACAGCGACAAGGAGAAGCGGGCCGCCTGGGAGTTCGTGAAGTTCGCCCTGACCCCGGCCCAGCAGGCCAAGTGGCACACCGGCACCGGGTACGTGCCGGTCAACGCCAAGGCGCTCGACGAGCAGATCGACAAGGACTGGGTGGCGCAGTACCCCCAGTTCAAGACCGCCGTCGACCAGCTGCACGCGCTGCCGCCGTCGGTCGCGTCGGCCGGCTGCCTGCTCGGCGTGATGCCGCAGGCGCGCAAGGCGTCGGAGGACGGCCTGGAGGCGGCGATCGTCGGCAGCAAGCCGGCCGACCAGGCCATGAAGGACGCCGCGGCGAGCGTGCAGGCCGCGATCGACAGCTACAACAAGTCGGTTAGCTGA
- a CDS encoding carbohydrate ABC transporter permease: MKKFRLGQAAVYVVLGLALIPVLFPIYYGFVGAVMGPGDLATYPPALVPHELYWQNITDVFRSVPLGRFYVNSAVQAGAITVAQIVTSILAAYAFAFLRLPAKAATFGLFLATLMVPWEAIIIPNYLAISGWGLARGGLAYLGLVLPFLASAFGTFLLRQAFLQFPTELRDAAVIDGCGHWRLLWRVIVPLSKPSIAAVGVYVFLSAWNQYFWPLILIRDSEYQTLQIGISQLNDAEAAQPGLVLAGVALSLLPTLAVVLFGQRYIVRGLTAGALR; encoded by the coding sequence ATGAAGAAGTTCCGTCTCGGGCAGGCCGCCGTCTACGTCGTGCTCGGCCTGGCCCTGATCCCGGTCCTGTTCCCCATCTACTACGGCTTCGTCGGCGCCGTGATGGGCCCCGGTGACCTGGCGACCTACCCGCCCGCGCTGGTGCCGCACGAGCTCTACTGGCAGAACATCACCGACGTCTTCCGCTCGGTGCCGCTCGGCCGCTTCTACGTCAACTCGGCGGTCCAGGCCGGGGCCATCACGGTGGCCCAGATCGTCACCAGCATCCTGGCCGCGTACGCCTTCGCCTTCCTTCGCCTGCCGGCGAAGGCGGCGACCTTCGGTCTGTTCCTGGCCACTCTCATGGTGCCGTGGGAAGCGATCATCATCCCCAACTACCTGGCCATCTCCGGGTGGGGGTTGGCGCGGGGCGGGTTGGCCTACCTCGGTCTCGTGCTGCCCTTCCTCGCCTCGGCGTTCGGCACGTTCCTGCTGCGCCAGGCCTTCCTGCAGTTCCCGACCGAGCTGCGCGACGCCGCGGTGATCGACGGGTGCGGCCACTGGCGCCTGTTGTGGCGGGTCATCGTGCCCCTGTCCAAGCCCTCGATCGCGGCGGTCGGGGTCTACGTCTTCCTCTCCGCGTGGAACCAGTACTTCTGGCCGCTGATCCTGATCCGCGACTCCGAGTACCAGACACTGCAGATCGGCATCTCCCAGCTCAACGACGCCGAGGCGGCGCAACCGGGCCTCGTCCTCGCCGGCGTCGCGCTGTCCCTGCTGCCCACACTGGCCGTCGTGCTCTTCGGCCAGCGCTACATCGTCCGTGGCCTCACCGCCGGCGCGCTGCGTTAA
- a CDS encoding carbohydrate ABC transporter permease — translation MLPSVVVFALFVFWPLGRTLYLSVHGNDLFGAPSVYVGAEHYREMLSAEFGKVLATTGLFTLLSVVPAVLGALFVVLLLEARIRGVRVLRTAFALPFAFSVATASVVFAVIYNPAIGVANGVLGSFGIDRVNWLTDPSIALPAVCAATVWMNFGYNVLVLSAGVAAISPEVVEAARLDGATGWRLASRITVPLLSPQLFFLVVVSTIHALQSFGQIHILTKGGPDQATTTLVYSIYEKAFAFGSSDFGSASAQAVVLLIVMLGCTAVQFGILERRVHYR, via the coding sequence TTGCTGCCGTCCGTCGTGGTCTTCGCGCTGTTCGTGTTCTGGCCGCTGGGGCGGACGCTGTACCTGTCCGTGCACGGTAACGACCTCTTCGGCGCGCCGTCGGTGTACGTCGGCGCGGAGCACTACCGGGAGATGCTGTCCGCCGAGTTCGGCAAGGTGCTGGCCACCACGGGCCTGTTCACGCTGCTCTCCGTGGTGCCGGCCGTCCTGGGCGCGCTCTTCGTGGTGCTGCTGCTGGAGGCACGCATCCGCGGCGTACGGGTGCTGCGCACCGCGTTCGCGCTACCGTTCGCGTTCTCGGTCGCGACCGCGTCGGTCGTCTTCGCCGTCATCTACAATCCCGCGATCGGCGTGGCGAACGGGGTGCTCGGATCCTTCGGGATCGACCGGGTCAACTGGCTCACCGATCCGTCGATCGCGCTGCCCGCCGTCTGCGCCGCGACGGTGTGGATGAACTTCGGTTACAACGTCCTCGTGCTCTCCGCCGGCGTCGCGGCGATCTCACCTGAGGTGGTCGAGGCTGCGCGGCTGGACGGTGCGACCGGCTGGCGGCTGGCGTCCCGGATCACCGTGCCGCTGCTCTCCCCGCAACTGTTCTTCCTGGTCGTGGTGTCCACGATCCACGCGTTGCAGAGCTTCGGACAGATCCACATCCTGACCAAGGGCGGCCCCGACCAGGCCACGACGACCCTGGTCTACTCCATCTACGAGAAGGCGTTCGCCTTCGGGTCCTCCGACTTCGGATCAGCCAGCGCCCAGGCCGTCGTGCTGCTGATCGTCATGCTCGGCTGTACGGCTGTCCAGTTCGGCATCCTCGAGCGGCGGGTCCACTATCGATGA
- a CDS encoding restriction endonuclease, whose protein sequence is MMRTPPLLSTDPRTAQLFRESGCKDIRDSQAVLEALGPAQRVTALARGRSGGVAVAVVVADGRVLVVSVGLLASAGPPPRIVPAASVRLELLQPRFAKPGHGTAVLHTPTDQVKVEDVPQIALTRLAQVLAAEGAPAAEGSVGAGAPLGQTPPHAAMGGADPSGLGPPAVDWRQAEQLAVWHLRLLGYADARCTQAGADAGVDVLATGAVAQVKHWAQPVGQPPLRDLFGVAQAAAAKPFFYSLNGYTPQALEWANATSMPLFTYSADGRVLAQNSAAHTLAPGSARIGGGKLGFFEQARADKYRRELEKLRQDINDLTVLMHKRTQSRRPAVRRSAGEAGGLLLNASRTLDGSDVLPPADRRREDFHRAVRDALKLARRML, encoded by the coding sequence ATGATGCGCACCCCGCCCTTGCTGTCGACCGATCCTCGAACCGCTCAATTGTTCAGGGAGTCCGGCTGCAAGGACATCCGCGACAGTCAGGCGGTCCTCGAGGCTCTAGGTCCGGCACAGCGTGTCACGGCCCTTGCGCGCGGACGGAGCGGCGGAGTCGCCGTTGCCGTCGTCGTGGCCGACGGCAGAGTGCTCGTCGTTTCGGTTGGGCTCCTCGCCTCCGCCGGTCCGCCGCCGCGGATCGTTCCGGCGGCATCGGTGAGGCTCGAGCTTTTGCAGCCACGCTTCGCGAAGCCTGGACACGGCACGGCCGTACTGCACACGCCCACCGACCAGGTGAAGGTCGAGGACGTGCCTCAGATCGCGCTGACACGATTGGCGCAGGTGCTGGCCGCCGAGGGTGCGCCGGCCGCGGAAGGAAGCGTTGGCGCTGGGGCGCCACTGGGCCAGACACCACCTCATGCGGCAATGGGTGGCGCGGATCCGTCTGGCCTCGGCCCACCCGCAGTGGACTGGAGGCAGGCCGAACAGCTGGCGGTGTGGCACCTGAGGCTGCTCGGTTATGCGGATGCCCGATGCACACAGGCGGGCGCCGACGCTGGGGTGGACGTCCTGGCGACGGGTGCCGTGGCGCAAGTGAAGCATTGGGCGCAACCTGTCGGTCAACCGCCACTTCGTGACCTCTTCGGAGTGGCCCAAGCCGCAGCCGCCAAGCCGTTCTTCTACAGCCTCAACGGCTATACCCCGCAAGCCCTCGAATGGGCTAACGCGACCAGTATGCCGCTTTTTACCTACAGCGCGGACGGGCGGGTTCTGGCGCAGAACAGCGCCGCACATACGCTGGCGCCCGGCAGCGCCCGGATCGGCGGCGGGAAACTGGGCTTCTTCGAGCAGGCACGAGCCGACAAGTACCGGCGCGAACTGGAGAAGCTGCGGCAGGACATCAACGACCTGACAGTGCTGATGCACAAGCGGACGCAGTCGCGACGTCCAGCGGTGCGTCGCAGTGCAGGGGAGGCAGGCGGTCTGCTCCTCAACGCGAGTCGCACCTTGGACGGTAGCGACGTGTTGCCGCCCGCCGACAGGCGCAGGGAAGACTTCCACCGGGCGGTGCGGGACGCCCTCAAGCTTGCGAGAAGGATGCTGTAG
- a CDS encoding ATP-binding protein: MSADVWGPEPADPARPHRRAVTTLMSQHFTGATVTALRHALAAKVSAAGLAGDPCFDFVLAAHELITNAVRHGGGHGRIELRREEDTLICEITDQGETTDNLPVRPPTADVPGGRGLWLAHQLTDGLILTHRPDGVTATVTVCLQPSSGPNISAASAARHNDDLSSPGEGTT, encoded by the coding sequence ATGAGTGCGGACGTGTGGGGGCCCGAGCCGGCGGACCCGGCACGGCCACACCGTCGCGCGGTCACGACCCTGATGTCACAGCACTTCACCGGCGCGACTGTTACCGCGCTCCGACACGCGCTCGCCGCGAAGGTCTCCGCCGCGGGACTCGCCGGCGACCCCTGCTTCGACTTCGTTCTCGCCGCGCACGAACTGATCACCAACGCCGTCCGCCATGGCGGCGGCCACGGGCGCATCGAGTTACGCCGTGAAGAAGACACCCTCATCTGCGAGATCACCGACCAGGGCGAGACGACTGACAATCTGCCCGTGCGGCCACCGACGGCCGATGTGCCCGGCGGGCGGGGACTGTGGCTAGCCCACCAACTGACCGACGGGCTCATCCTCACCCACCGCCCCGACGGAGTGACCGCCACGGTCACCGTATGCTTGCAGCCATCGAGCGGCCCCAACATCAGCGCCGCATCGGCCGCACGACACAACGACGATCTCAGCAGCCCTGGGGAGGGCACCACATGA
- a CDS encoding STAS domain-containing protein — protein MMNPQPSWQHHVHVEPDRRIVQLRGEIDVNGAAHLLDLLTHTINAAQRVDVDMAAVQFIDSTVIGALITARNTATASGRQLVVTNPSRTARRVLGITGVLDALSPTST, from the coding sequence ATGATGAACCCCCAGCCAAGCTGGCAGCACCACGTTCACGTCGAGCCGGACCGCAGAATCGTCCAGCTCCGAGGAGAAATCGACGTCAACGGAGCGGCCCACCTCCTGGACCTCCTCACCCACACGATCAACGCAGCGCAGCGGGTCGACGTCGACATGGCAGCGGTCCAGTTCATCGACTCGACTGTCATCGGCGCACTGATCACCGCCCGCAACACCGCGACAGCGAGCGGGAGACAACTCGTCGTCACCAACCCCAGCAGAACCGCCCGTCGAGTCCTCGGCATCACCGGCGTACTCGACGCCCTCTCGCCCACCAGCACCTGA